A region from the Pseudonocardia petroleophila genome encodes:
- the aroC gene encoding chorismate synthase — MLRWITAGESHGPALVAVLEGMVAGVEITTKELGAELARRKLGHGRSPRMAFEADELEVIGGLRHGRTQGGPVAVRIANTEWPKWETVMAADPVDPELIAGRARNAPLTRPRPGHADLAGMTKFGFDDARPVLERASARETAAKVVMGTVAKAFLAQALGVSVVSHVVAIGAVDAPEDDPVPGPGDLERVDASPVRAFSPETTERMIAEIDAAHEDADTLGGVIEVIAYGMPVGVGSYVQSDRRLDGRLAGALMSIQAMKGVEIGDGFRTAHRRGSAAHDEMIPGDPVKRLSNRAGGIEGGMTNGEPVRVRVAMKPISTVPRALRTIDTATGEEATAIHQRSDACAVPRAGVVAESMVALVLAEAVLEKFGGDSLAETRRNVESYRAAHA, encoded by the coding sequence GTGCTGCGTTGGATCACCGCCGGGGAGTCCCACGGTCCCGCGCTGGTCGCCGTGCTGGAGGGCATGGTCGCCGGTGTCGAGATCACGACCAAGGAGCTGGGCGCCGAGCTGGCGCGCCGGAAGCTCGGCCACGGCCGCAGCCCCCGGATGGCGTTCGAGGCCGACGAGCTCGAGGTGATCGGCGGCCTGCGGCACGGCCGCACGCAGGGCGGTCCGGTCGCCGTGCGCATCGCCAACACCGAGTGGCCCAAGTGGGAGACCGTGATGGCGGCCGACCCGGTGGACCCCGAGCTGATCGCCGGTCGCGCGCGCAACGCCCCGCTCACCCGCCCGCGGCCCGGCCACGCCGATCTCGCCGGGATGACGAAGTTCGGCTTCGACGACGCCCGCCCGGTCCTGGAGCGGGCCAGTGCGCGCGAGACGGCGGCCAAGGTCGTCATGGGCACCGTGGCGAAGGCGTTCCTCGCGCAGGCGCTCGGGGTCTCCGTCGTGTCGCACGTCGTGGCCATCGGTGCCGTCGACGCCCCGGAGGACGACCCCGTCCCCGGCCCCGGCGACCTGGAGCGCGTCGACGCCAGCCCGGTCCGCGCGTTCTCCCCGGAGACGACCGAGCGCATGATCGCCGAGATCGACGCGGCCCACGAGGACGCCGACACGCTCGGCGGCGTCATCGAGGTGATCGCGTACGGGATGCCGGTGGGCGTGGGCTCCTACGTCCAGTCCGACCGCAGGCTCGACGGCCGGCTCGCCGGTGCGTTGATGAGCATCCAGGCGATGAAGGGCGTCGAGATCGGCGACGGCTTCCGCACCGCGCACCGCCGCGGCAGCGCGGCGCACGACGAGATGATCCCGGGCGACCCGGTGAAGCGGCTGTCCAACCGGGCGGGCGGCATCGAGGGCGGCATGACCAACGGCGAGCCGGTGCGCGTGCGCGTCGCGATGAAGCCCATCTCGACCGTGCCCCGTGCCCTGCGCACCATCGACACCGCCACCGGCGAGGAGGCCACCGCGATCCACCAGCGCTCCGACGCGTGCGCCGTCCCGCGGGCCGGTGTCGTCGCCGAGTCGATGGTGGCGCTCGTGCTGGCCGAGGCGGTCCTGGAGAAGTTCGGTGGCGACTCCCTCGCCGAGACCCGCCGCAACGTCGAGTCCTACCGGGCCGCGCACGCCTGA